One window from the genome of Echinicola vietnamensis DSM 17526 encodes:
- the mnmA gene encoding tRNA 2-thiouridine(34) synthase MnmA codes for MNQKKRVVVGLSGGVDSSVAAYLLQEQGYEVIGMFMKNWHDESVTISNECPWMEDSTDAMLVAEKLGIPFQAIDLSEEYRERIVDYMFAEYKAGRTPNPDVLCNREIKFDIFLKAAKKLKADFVATGHYCQKGETQVEGKTVYQLLAGADLNKDQSYFLCQLNQDQLAKAQFPIGHLQKSEVRKIAKEQDLVTADKKDSQGLCFIGKVRLPDFLQQQLKPKKGDIIIIPEDLSIYQQQQIPAGMEADDLDEETLDQICLPVQHQAQQGKKVAEHNGAHYFTVGQRKGLNVGGTGKPLFVIETNTKENIIFTGLGEDHPGLLRNGLFVPAEDVHWIRDDLRLTPGQSKRYMARIRYRQPLSGATLVMKANGLYVLFDKPQKGIAAGQFVAWYEGDESIGSGVIA; via the coding sequence ATGAACCAGAAAAAAAGAGTTGTTGTCGGCCTTTCCGGAGGGGTCGACAGTTCTGTTGCCGCTTATCTCCTGCAAGAGCAAGGCTACGAAGTCATCGGTATGTTTATGAAAAACTGGCACGATGAATCGGTCACCATTTCGAATGAATGTCCATGGATGGAAGACAGCACAGATGCCATGCTGGTAGCTGAAAAACTGGGCATCCCCTTTCAGGCCATTGACCTGAGCGAGGAATACCGAGAGCGGATCGTAGACTATATGTTTGCCGAATATAAAGCAGGACGTACCCCAAACCCTGATGTCCTGTGTAACCGGGAAATTAAGTTTGACATTTTCCTCAAGGCTGCCAAAAAGCTTAAAGCTGATTTTGTGGCCACTGGTCATTATTGCCAGAAAGGTGAAACCCAAGTGGAAGGCAAGACAGTTTATCAATTGCTGGCGGGCGCTGACCTAAATAAAGACCAAAGCTATTTCCTGTGCCAACTCAACCAAGATCAATTGGCAAAAGCCCAGTTTCCCATTGGACACCTACAAAAATCCGAGGTACGGAAAATAGCCAAAGAGCAAGACTTGGTAACGGCAGATAAAAAGGATAGCCAGGGGCTTTGCTTTATCGGAAAGGTGAGGTTACCGGATTTTCTCCAGCAGCAACTCAAACCCAAAAAGGGAGATATCATCATCATACCTGAGGATTTGTCCATTTATCAGCAGCAGCAAATTCCAGCGGGAATGGAAGCGGATGACTTGGACGAGGAAACCCTTGATCAAATATGCCTGCCCGTACAGCATCAAGCCCAGCAAGGCAAAAAAGTCGCCGAGCATAACGGTGCCCATTACTTCACCGTAGGACAGCGAAAAGGGCTGAATGTAGGAGGAACAGGCAAGCCGTTGTTTGTCATAGAAACCAACACCAAGGAAAATATCATCTTCACCGGACTGGGGGAAGATCACCCCGGACTGCTCAGAAATGGACTGTTTGTACCGGCAGAAGATGTGCACTGGATCAGGGATGACTTAAGGTTGACTCCCGGTCAATCCAAAAGGTATATGGCCAGAATCCGCTACAGGCAACCGCTAAGCGGGGCCACTTTGGTCATGAAAGCAAATGGGCTGTACGTCCTTTTTGATAAGCCTCAAAAGGGAATAGCAGCTGGACAATTTGTGGCTTGGTACGAGGGCGATGAAAGCATCGGTTCTGGAGTAATCGCATAA
- a CDS encoding DUF2911 domain-containing protein has product MKKPNFTHCSFLLALALLISTATFAQEEKPKSPPATATGEINGATITIDYHAPSARGRVIWGDLVPFGEVWRAGANDATTFETDKDIQIEGETLPAGKYSFFIIPGETESVFIFNSVAKQWGAYDYEESKDVLRVTIPSQQTSTMEEQLVYEVVDDGFEVRWEYGKGKAHIE; this is encoded by the coding sequence ATGAAAAAACCTAATTTTACACACTGCAGTTTTTTACTTGCATTGGCATTACTGATCAGTACTGCCACATTTGCCCAAGAAGAAAAGCCCAAAAGTCCACCTGCTACGGCTACAGGTGAGATAAATGGTGCTACCATTACCATTGATTACCACGCTCCCAGTGCAAGAGGCCGGGTAATTTGGGGTGACTTGGTCCCATTCGGAGAAGTATGGAGAGCCGGTGCAAATGATGCCACTACCTTCGAAACGGATAAAGATATCCAAATTGAAGGGGAAACATTGCCAGCTGGAAAATACAGCTTCTTTATCATTCCTGGAGAGACTGAATCGGTATTTATTTTCAACAGTGTTGCCAAGCAATGGGGGGCATATGATTATGAAGAATCCAAAGACGTCCTGCGCGTGACCATTCCGTCCCAGCAAACTTCCACCATGGAAGAGCAATTGGTGTATGAAGTAGTGGACGATGGATTTGAAGTCCGCTGGGAGTATGGAAAGGGCAAAGCCCATATCGAGTAA
- the hrpB gene encoding ATP-dependent helicase HrpB, producing the protein MTFDPSNINLPVLEIIPQVKQQLERNHTLILHAPPGAGKSTVVPLALMEETWLKGKKILMLEPRRLAAKSIATRMASLLKQPVGHQVGYRIRFESKATEDTQIEVLTEGIMTRMIHHDNALEEVGLVIFDEFHERNIHADVAMALCREVQQILRPDLKIMVMSATLDMPQLSDLLQAPIVESHGRQYPVEVIHTQDANPWALPAQMAQTIKQASQERAGDILAFLPGQGEIRKTLELLQPMLPEVKVLPLYGQLSPQKQQQAILPHPEGKRKVVLATSIAETSLTIEGIGIVVDSGFSRTSRFDPKSGLSKLETVKITKDAAAQRAGRAGRLGPGTCYRLWTKATDDRLLPFRIPEMMEADLASLCLDLVQWGIKDIPHMTWLTPPPAGALSQAQELLEHLGAITEDQKLTPHGEALRNLPCHPRIAHMLIKAEEDGNLALATDIAAILEEKDPLPAQTGVDINLRVEKLRRHRGINKQGKGFDRLEKVAGNYRRLFGAAEENGPFDPYESGLILTYAYPERIAHARPGNNAQFKMTNGKIASMHHKDDLAHEAWLSIAHVDARDGMGKIFMAAPLNPKDLASLVKEIEMVDWDLKNGTLVAEKQWKVGHIVLQSKPLTSISNNLKTKAIIKAIQQDGDRLLDFNENVQQWQNRIMSLRKWKAPGEWPDISTAALLADPSWLGPYLDSIASADGLKKLNLLEILQYSLDYDQQHLLEKLAPTRLEVPSGSNIKLQYSADGEPPVLSVRLQELFGLLDTPTINDGKQGVLIHLLSPGFKPVQVTKDLRSFWENTYFEVKKELKRRYPKHYWPEDPFKAEAVRGVKRK; encoded by the coding sequence GTGACTTTCGATCCCTCTAACATCAACTTGCCTGTATTGGAAATCATTCCACAGGTAAAGCAACAATTAGAACGTAACCATACCTTGATCCTTCACGCACCTCCCGGTGCTGGGAAAAGTACCGTAGTGCCACTTGCCCTTATGGAAGAAACATGGCTGAAAGGGAAAAAAATCCTCATGCTGGAACCAAGAAGACTTGCGGCCAAATCCATTGCCACAAGAATGGCCAGTCTCTTGAAGCAGCCGGTGGGACATCAAGTAGGATATCGGATCCGGTTCGAAAGCAAAGCGACGGAAGACACGCAAATCGAGGTCTTGACCGAAGGCATCATGACCCGAATGATCCACCATGACAATGCACTCGAAGAAGTAGGCTTGGTCATCTTCGATGAATTTCACGAGCGCAACATCCATGCAGATGTCGCCATGGCCCTTTGTCGTGAAGTCCAGCAAATACTTCGCCCAGATCTTAAAATCATGGTGATGTCCGCTACATTGGACATGCCACAACTCTCGGATCTTCTACAAGCGCCAATAGTGGAAAGCCATGGCCGCCAATACCCTGTGGAAGTGATTCACACGCAGGATGCTAACCCATGGGCACTCCCAGCACAAATGGCGCAGACCATCAAACAGGCTTCCCAGGAAAGAGCTGGAGACATTCTCGCCTTCCTGCCCGGGCAAGGTGAAATCCGCAAAACCTTGGAATTGCTACAGCCCATGCTACCTGAGGTAAAGGTCCTCCCCCTGTACGGTCAACTCAGCCCTCAAAAGCAACAGCAGGCCATTCTGCCACATCCAGAAGGAAAACGTAAGGTTGTTTTGGCCACGTCCATTGCAGAAACCAGTCTCACCATTGAAGGCATTGGCATCGTGGTAGATAGTGGTTTTAGCAGGACGTCACGCTTTGACCCTAAGTCAGGGCTTTCTAAACTGGAAACCGTTAAAATCACCAAAGATGCTGCAGCACAGCGGGCCGGCCGGGCAGGCAGGCTAGGTCCCGGGACCTGTTATAGGCTTTGGACCAAAGCCACGGATGACCGCCTCCTACCTTTTCGCATCCCTGAGATGATGGAAGCGGACTTGGCATCCCTGTGTCTGGACTTGGTACAATGGGGCATTAAGGACATTCCCCACATGACATGGCTCACCCCTCCTCCAGCCGGAGCCCTCTCCCAAGCCCAAGAGTTGCTTGAGCATTTGGGAGCCATTACCGAGGACCAAAAACTCACTCCCCACGGGGAAGCCCTTCGCAATTTACCATGCCATCCCCGCATCGCGCATATGCTGATCAAAGCCGAGGAAGATGGAAACCTGGCCTTGGCCACAGATATAGCGGCTATCTTAGAGGAAAAAGACCCTTTGCCCGCACAAACGGGTGTCGATATAAACTTAAGAGTGGAAAAGCTCCGCAGGCACCGTGGAATCAATAAACAAGGAAAGGGCTTCGACCGATTGGAAAAAGTGGCGGGAAATTACCGCAGGCTGTTTGGTGCTGCTGAAGAAAATGGCCCTTTCGATCCTTATGAGAGTGGATTGATCCTGACATATGCTTATCCGGAGCGCATCGCTCATGCGCGGCCCGGCAATAATGCCCAGTTCAAAATGACCAATGGCAAAATCGCCAGCATGCACCACAAGGATGACTTGGCCCATGAAGCTTGGCTCAGCATTGCCCATGTGGATGCCCGGGATGGGATGGGCAAGATCTTTATGGCTGCACCGTTAAATCCTAAAGACCTGGCATCCCTGGTAAAGGAAATCGAAATGGTCGACTGGGACCTTAAAAATGGGACGTTAGTGGCCGAAAAGCAATGGAAAGTGGGGCATATTGTCCTCCAATCAAAACCACTGACCTCCATAAGCAACAACCTTAAAACCAAAGCCATCATCAAGGCCATCCAACAAGATGGCGATCGTTTGCTGGATTTTAACGAAAACGTCCAACAGTGGCAAAACAGGATCATGAGCCTTAGGAAGTGGAAAGCTCCCGGAGAATGGCCTGACATTTCCACAGCTGCCCTTCTCGCTGATCCCTCTTGGCTAGGACCATACCTTGACTCCATCGCTTCTGCAGATGGGCTCAAAAAACTGAACCTCCTGGAAATCCTCCAATACAGTCTTGACTACGATCAGCAGCATCTACTGGAGAAACTGGCGCCCACACGACTGGAAGTCCCCAGCGGCTCGAACATTAAGCTCCAATATAGCGCAGATGGGGAACCTCCTGTCCTATCCGTCAGGTTGCAAGAGCTTTTTGGGTTATTGGATACCCCTACGATCAACGATGGAAAGCAAGGAGTCCTGATCCACCTGCTCTCCCCGGGATTCAAACCGGTACAGGTCACCAAGGACCTGCGCAGCTTTTGGGAAAACACCTACTTCGAAGTCAAAAAAGAACTAAAACGCCGGTATCCCAAACACTACTGGCCCGAAGATCCCTTTAAAGCCGAAGCGGTAAGGGGTGTGAAACGAAAATAA
- a CDS encoding CsbD family protein, translated as MANNLKLKGNWNELKGKLKSKYGELTDDDLAYAEGQEDQLLGKIQKKTGESIDDLKAFLFSEEEETK; from the coding sequence ATGGCTAACAACTTGAAATTAAAGGGAAATTGGAACGAACTTAAAGGTAAATTAAAGTCAAAATATGGAGAGCTGACCGATGACGACCTCGCCTATGCAGAAGGTCAGGAGGATCAATTGCTTGGTAAAATCCAGAAAAAGACGGGGGAATCCATAGATGACCTTAAAGCATTTCTCTTCAGTGAAGAGGAAGAAACCAAATAA
- a CDS encoding DUF7218 family protein, whose translation MNKDHGPHIKNDEQYEALRDQGMSKSKAARIANSPDAGEKGGKSQPYEEWTKEALYDQAQKVDIQGRSSMNKDELIHALRNN comes from the coding sequence ATGAACAAAGACCACGGCCCACATATCAAAAACGATGAACAGTATGAAGCCCTGAGAGATCAGGGAATGAGTAAATCCAAAGCGGCGAGAATCGCCAATTCACCAGATGCTGGTGAAAAAGGCGGAAAATCTCAGCCGTATGAAGAATGGACAAAGGAAGCACTTTATGATCAAGCTCAAAAAGTGGACATCCAAGGAAGAAGCAGCATGAACAAAGATGAACTCATTCATGCCCTGCGGAACAACTAA